A region of Pyxidicoccus parkwaysis DNA encodes the following proteins:
- a CDS encoding TonB C-terminal domain-containing protein yields the protein MRRLQRFGWATLASLVIHLVLLALLWGTEPPARPAARPSNNTPLAVEIVTRPRSTPPMEPPPAQAVPPAKPPPPRREPPRQRVEPPMVDERKETPPAPPDDVTSPPAPAKSPSGSSGENAQARSAPGPQQPSVTENPPKPDDSQAVTSAPEKPMTDTSPVPLGPASPPDAPSRPRVSDGSMYPLPPSLIPGGPPPTGPKMQSGRTLRPGDPSLSPEYLAAQERGRVTGRVQGFIKDDQAELRVDNGLIDPYFSRLRASLEKSLENAPVFDGTSLLHQATTSWSSQAGRYGATGSPGTGPAPMPPTVDEQLKKLEALQERGGEAWMEYLRQRVQAGGEMQKLAGGGGAKLVVTLELHQGPDGVLRDARLVSTSGNKSYDAYVLNGVPPALVKLAPPPDNARGVRADGIHTLWSVEGRVVYLRKLKDMERKDSLYMAAALAAGVLAGRFEETTGEIEVIDFRNPRFVCQAHLLRVY from the coding sequence ATGCGGCGCCTTCAACGCTTCGGGTGGGCCACCCTCGCCTCGCTCGTCATCCACCTGGTGCTGCTCGCGCTCCTGTGGGGCACGGAGCCTCCGGCGAGACCTGCCGCACGGCCGTCCAACAACACGCCGCTCGCCGTGGAGATTGTCACCCGGCCCAGGAGCACTCCGCCCATGGAGCCTCCGCCCGCGCAAGCAGTGCCGCCCGCGAAGCCTCCACCTCCACGCCGCGAGCCTCCGCGCCAACGCGTTGAACCGCCCATGGTGGATGAGCGGAAGGAGACGCCGCCCGCTCCGCCCGATGACGTGACCTCACCACCCGCACCGGCGAAATCACCGTCGGGTTCATCGGGTGAGAACGCCCAGGCTCGCTCCGCTCCGGGGCCGCAACAGCCCTCCGTGACGGAGAACCCACCCAAGCCCGATGACTCGCAGGCAGTCACGTCCGCACCGGAAAAGCCAATGACAGACACGTCCCCGGTTCCGCTGGGACCTGCTTCTCCTCCGGACGCTCCGAGCCGCCCGCGTGTCTCCGATGGCTCCATGTATCCACTGCCACCGTCGCTCATCCCCGGAGGCCCGCCCCCCACCGGTCCGAAGATGCAGAGCGGCCGCACCCTGCGCCCCGGAGACCCGAGCCTGTCCCCCGAGTACCTCGCGGCGCAGGAACGCGGCCGAGTCACCGGACGCGTGCAGGGCTTCATCAAGGACGACCAGGCAGAGCTCCGCGTGGACAACGGGCTCATCGACCCGTACTTCAGCCGGCTCCGCGCCTCGCTCGAGAAGTCACTGGAGAATGCGCCCGTCTTCGACGGCACCAGCCTGCTGCATCAGGCGACGACGTCGTGGTCCTCGCAGGCCGGCAGGTACGGCGCGACGGGCAGCCCCGGCACAGGGCCGGCCCCCATGCCTCCCACCGTGGACGAGCAGCTCAAGAAGCTGGAAGCCCTTCAGGAGCGCGGCGGTGAAGCCTGGATGGAGTACCTGCGCCAGCGCGTCCAGGCCGGAGGGGAGATGCAGAAACTCGCGGGAGGCGGAGGCGCGAAGCTCGTCGTCACCCTGGAGCTGCACCAGGGCCCCGACGGGGTGCTGCGCGATGCGAGGCTCGTGTCGACCAGCGGCAACAAGTCCTATGACGCGTATGTGCTCAACGGCGTGCCGCCCGCGCTGGTGAAGCTCGCGCCTCCTCCCGACAACGCCCGGGGCGTGCGGGCGGATGGCATCCACACGCTCTGGTCCGTGGAAGGGCGCGTCGTCTACCTGCGCAAGCTCAAGGACATGGAGAGGAAGGACTCGCTGTACATGGCCGCCGCGCTCGCCGCCGGAGTGCTCGCCGGCCGCTTCGAGGAGACGACGGGGGAAATCGAGGTCATCGACTTCCGCAATCCCCGCTTCGTGTGCCAGGCCCATCTGCTGCGCGTCTACTGA
- a CDS encoding fatty acid desaturase family protein — translation MSPARAAPDFDLASVDVDGFHRELKALREQVDASLGEADAAHLRKIERWGRAATLLGMATCWLAPNPLSAAALSLGRSTRWLLMHHVGHRGYDRVPGLPASRTGKGFAKGRRRFLDWLDWMLPEAWVFEHNVLHHSHTGEDADPDLLERNAEGTLRNPERPLGLRYVQLALLALSWRASYYAPETLSSLRRKGRRKGGALTGAELKELVLHCYLPYAAIQFALFPALFFVISPWAAFSALCNSVMADVLTSLHTFLVVGPNHTGEDLYRFDSAPENRGARYVQQVIGSANYRTGGDLNDFAHLWLNYQIEHHIWPDLPMLKYREVQPQVRALCEKYGVPYVQESVWTRVRKMVDVVVGKRSMKRLTPRKDEVESLATAPAA, via the coding sequence GTGAGCCCGGCCCGCGCCGCCCCCGACTTCGACCTTGCCTCCGTGGACGTGGATGGTTTCCACCGCGAGCTCAAGGCCCTCCGCGAGCAGGTCGACGCGTCGCTCGGCGAGGCGGACGCGGCACACCTCCGGAAGATTGAGCGGTGGGGCAGGGCGGCCACGCTGCTCGGCATGGCGACGTGCTGGCTTGCGCCCAATCCGCTCAGCGCCGCCGCGCTCAGCCTGGGCCGCTCCACGCGGTGGCTGCTCATGCACCACGTGGGGCATCGCGGCTATGACCGCGTCCCCGGCCTGCCCGCGTCGCGCACGGGCAAGGGCTTCGCGAAGGGCCGGCGCCGCTTCCTCGACTGGCTCGACTGGATGCTGCCCGAGGCCTGGGTTTTCGAGCACAACGTCCTCCACCACTCGCACACCGGCGAGGATGCGGACCCGGACCTCCTGGAGCGCAACGCGGAAGGGACGCTGCGCAACCCGGAGCGTCCGCTCGGGCTCCGGTACGTCCAGCTCGCGCTGCTCGCGCTCAGCTGGCGCGCCAGCTACTACGCCCCCGAGACGCTCAGCTCGCTGCGCCGCAAGGGCCGGCGCAAGGGCGGCGCGCTCACGGGTGCGGAGCTGAAGGAACTGGTGCTCCACTGCTATCTGCCGTACGCCGCCATCCAGTTCGCGCTCTTCCCCGCGCTGTTCTTCGTCATCAGCCCGTGGGCGGCCTTCAGCGCGCTGTGCAACTCGGTGATGGCGGACGTGCTCACCAGCCTGCACACGTTCCTCGTGGTGGGGCCCAACCACACGGGCGAGGACCTGTACCGCTTCGACTCGGCTCCGGAGAACCGCGGCGCGCGGTACGTGCAGCAGGTGATTGGCAGCGCGAACTACCGCACCGGAGGCGATTTGAACGACTTCGCCCACCTGTGGCTCAACTACCAGATTGAGCATCACATCTGGCCGGACCTGCCGATGCTCAAGTACCGCGAGGTGCAGCCCCAGGTGCGCGCCCTCTGCGAGAAGTATGGCGTCCCCTACGTGCAGGAGAGCGTCTGGACGCGCGTCCGGAAGATGGTGGACGTCGTCGTGGGCAAGCGCTCCATGAAGCGTCTCACGCCGCGCAAGGACGAGGTGGAGAGCCTCGCCACTGCTCCGGCGGCCTGA
- a CDS encoding LysR family transcriptional regulator, producing the protein MENKLPAWDDLRVLLEVHRQGSFLEAGLQLGLSTSTVARRIGALEKDLGRALVHRTSRGALLEKEALELIALAENFEQALRAHRRDSGPSSPYAGRVRVSLPDGFMTAAAEAAARFRRWHPETHIEVISELRFVDLTAREADIGVRGGRSSSPVLIEKPMGDILPGLYASTEYLARALPSRFLGDGDYARQDFIVEDENPRGQGASQWLTQRGASRFPFRSNSLEARLHAAKCGMGLVLLGLGAEREHPELIRVGLATPLPGLRFYLTMHKDLRRVPRIRGVALALQEVFAEYFAAQAQVDARARRDNSRPKTR; encoded by the coding sequence ATGGAAAACAAGCTCCCGGCCTGGGATGACCTGCGCGTTCTGCTCGAAGTGCACCGCCAGGGCAGCTTCCTGGAGGCGGGACTCCAACTCGGCCTGTCCACCTCCACGGTGGCGCGCCGCATCGGGGCGCTCGAAAAGGACCTGGGACGTGCCCTGGTCCACCGCACCTCGCGGGGGGCCCTGCTGGAGAAGGAGGCCCTGGAGCTCATCGCGCTCGCGGAGAACTTCGAGCAGGCCCTCCGTGCGCACCGCCGCGACAGCGGCCCGAGCTCACCCTACGCGGGCAGGGTCCGGGTCTCGCTTCCGGACGGCTTCATGACAGCCGCGGCCGAGGCTGCCGCGCGTTTTCGGCGCTGGCATCCAGAGACCCATATCGAGGTCATCTCGGAGTTGCGTTTCGTGGACCTGACCGCGCGCGAAGCGGACATCGGTGTGCGTGGCGGACGGTCCTCGTCTCCGGTGCTCATCGAGAAGCCGATGGGTGACATCCTTCCCGGGCTCTATGCGAGCACGGAGTACCTCGCTCGCGCGCTCCCCAGTCGATTCCTCGGTGACGGGGACTATGCCCGGCAGGACTTCATCGTCGAGGACGAAAATCCGCGGGGGCAAGGTGCCTCGCAATGGCTGACACAGCGGGGCGCCTCGCGGTTCCCGTTCCGCTCGAACTCGCTCGAAGCGCGCCTGCACGCGGCGAAGTGCGGGATGGGGCTCGTCCTCCTCGGACTCGGCGCGGAGCGGGAGCATCCCGAGTTGATTCGCGTGGGGCTGGCGACGCCGCTTCCGGGCCTCCGCTTCTACCTCACGATGCACAAGGACCTGCGCAGGGTCCCCCGTATCCGAGGTGTCGCGCTGGCCCTCCAGGAGGTCTTCGCCGAGTACTTCGCCGCGCAGGCCCAGGTGGATGCCCGGGCACGTCGGGACAACTCCAGGCCGAAGACGCGGTAG
- a CDS encoding SDR family NAD(P)-dependent oxidoreductase, whose protein sequence is MNPYDFAGRTVLVTGASMGLGAEFARQLSRLGATLILVARSEAKLQALATELGRSHVITADLTAPGAAQRLFDEVKARGLDVDVLINNAGYGLHGGFDVLSLEEQRGEINLNVRALVELTYLFLPTLERRQGGVIQVASMAAFQPTPYMAVYGATKAFVLSFSHALWAEYRARGVRVLALSPGATDTPFFERSGEGASPGKKASPEDVVRVGLDAFAAGRASVVHGTGNQVAAFSTRFFSRTFAAKLIARITRPRPSALL, encoded by the coding sequence ATGAACCCTTACGATTTCGCAGGCAGGACGGTGCTCGTCACCGGTGCGTCGATGGGGCTCGGTGCGGAGTTCGCCCGGCAGCTCTCTCGGCTGGGGGCCACGTTGATCCTGGTCGCCCGCAGCGAGGCGAAGCTCCAGGCATTGGCCACGGAGTTGGGCAGGTCCCACGTCATCACCGCGGACCTCACCGCTCCAGGGGCAGCGCAGCGTCTCTTCGATGAAGTCAAAGCCCGAGGTCTCGACGTCGACGTCCTCATCAACAACGCCGGATACGGCCTGCATGGTGGCTTCGACGTCCTGTCCCTGGAGGAACAGCGCGGGGAAATCAACCTCAACGTCCGCGCCCTCGTCGAGTTGACGTACCTGTTTCTTCCCACGCTCGAACGACGCCAGGGCGGTGTCATCCAGGTGGCCTCGATGGCCGCCTTCCAGCCGACGCCCTACATGGCCGTGTACGGCGCGACGAAGGCGTTCGTCCTCTCGTTCAGCCACGCGCTCTGGGCGGAGTACCGGGCGCGGGGTGTCCGTGTGCTCGCCCTGTCGCCCGGTGCCACCGACACGCCTTTCTTCGAGCGCTCGGGAGAGGGCGCCTCACCCGGGAAGAAGGCGAGTCCTGAGGACGTGGTGCGGGTGGGGCTCGACGCGTTCGCCGCTGGCCGTGCGTCGGTCGTGCATGGCACTGGCAATCAGGTCGCCGCATTCAGCACGCGCTTCTTCAGTCGCACGTTCGCCGCGAAGCTCATCGCGCGCATCACGAGGCCGCGACCCTCCGCGCTGCTGTAA
- a CDS encoding carboxypeptidase regulatory-like domain-containing protein yields MVSATNGQGVPSAELTFAGPSGSASTRTDDAGGFRFVPDHEGLWQLASIRAEGFLPFGPDWGQSPIRLTARPGSGVDGLLLALTPEESWTVRVEGTDGKPLAGAQVRLLTGRSGETVLFPTNDEFTTGSDGEVRLSAPERSTVEAHHPGHAPARAELTSRLAGRRAVLRLEAETPTASEVLAGRVVDESGTPIAGAGVKAQRPRGSSLPGAADNSAPMAETMTDADGRFLLERLAPGRYDVFAAILGRVGTTVSNVETGRRDLVITLARGARLTGRVRDERGAPVASFQLELQLHHGPLERELGSTLTVVDAEGRFTVEGLAPGTYTLRVAAYGLAPAAPTVAVPPNVADVGPIEVTLSPGARLEGQVVKSGGDGPITGARVQVEGGVYGASLATVFDAMTDTSGHFTLDGLAPGTLSLSVSAAGHDTRIVDRVTVGPGAPPLPPIELNPVADGGTERTEMVGIGAVLGARDDALVMGQVLPGGGAAEAGLQPGDSIVSIDGTNVVELGFPSAIQRIRGPEGSRVMLGIRRAGRTDVEVVPVTRRKIQV; encoded by the coding sequence GTGGTCTCCGCCACGAACGGCCAGGGTGTCCCGAGTGCGGAGCTGACCTTCGCTGGCCCATCTGGTTCCGCCAGCACTCGCACGGACGACGCGGGGGGCTTCCGCTTCGTACCGGACCATGAGGGGCTCTGGCAGCTCGCCAGCATCCGCGCGGAGGGCTTCCTGCCCTTCGGTCCCGATTGGGGGCAGAGCCCCATCCGCCTCACCGCGCGCCCTGGTAGCGGCGTGGACGGTCTGCTGCTCGCTCTCACGCCTGAAGAGTCGTGGACCGTTCGTGTGGAAGGCACCGACGGCAAGCCGCTCGCGGGCGCACAGGTGCGGCTCCTCACCGGCCGCTCAGGTGAGACGGTGCTCTTTCCCACCAACGACGAGTTCACCACCGGCTCTGATGGCGAGGTCCGCCTCAGTGCTCCCGAGCGTTCCACCGTCGAAGCTCACCACCCGGGACACGCTCCTGCGCGCGCCGAGCTGACCTCGCGCCTCGCGGGCCGGCGCGCCGTGCTGCGTCTCGAGGCGGAGACGCCGACCGCCAGCGAAGTGCTCGCGGGTCGCGTGGTGGACGAGTCGGGCACTCCCATCGCTGGAGCCGGAGTCAAGGCCCAGCGACCTCGCGGGTCCAGCCTGCCCGGAGCTGCGGACAACAGCGCCCCCATGGCCGAGACAATGACAGACGCCGACGGCCGTTTCCTCCTGGAGCGCCTGGCCCCCGGCCGCTACGACGTCTTCGCGGCAATCCTCGGACGCGTGGGCACCACCGTGTCCAACGTGGAGACCGGACGGCGGGACCTCGTCATCACGCTGGCCCGAGGCGCACGTCTCACCGGCCGCGTGCGCGACGAGCGCGGTGCTCCCGTCGCTTCCTTCCAGCTCGAACTGCAACTCCATCACGGCCCCTTGGAGCGCGAGCTCGGCTCCACGCTGACCGTGGTGGACGCAGAAGGCCGCTTCACCGTGGAAGGACTTGCCCCCGGCACGTACACGTTGCGCGTCGCCGCCTACGGACTCGCTCCCGCTGCTCCCACGGTGGCGGTTCCTCCGAATGTCGCGGATGTGGGGCCCATCGAAGTCACCCTGTCTCCAGGCGCACGGCTGGAAGGACAGGTCGTGAAGAGCGGAGGCGATGGTCCCATCACCGGAGCCCGCGTGCAGGTGGAAGGCGGCGTCTATGGCGCCTCACTCGCCACGGTGTTCGACGCCATGACTGACACCTCCGGCCATTTCACATTGGATGGACTCGCACCAGGCACGCTGTCCCTCTCCGTGAGCGCAGCGGGCCATGACACGCGCATCGTGGACCGGGTGACGGTCGGCCCAGGTGCACCACCGCTGCCGCCCATCGAGCTGAACCCTGTGGCCGATGGAGGCACCGAGCGCACGGAGATGGTGGGCATCGGCGCGGTGCTCGGCGCTCGCGATGACGCGCTGGTGATGGGGCAGGTCCTCCCGGGCGGCGGCGCGGCCGAGGCGGGACTTCAACCCGGTGATTCCATCGTGAGCATCGACGGGACGAACGTGGTGGAGCTGGGCTTCCCCTCGGCGATTCAGCGCATCCGGGGCCCCGAAGGCAGCCGCGTCATGCTCGGCATCCGGCGCGCGGGCCGCACGGACGTCGAGGTGGTTCCCGTCACGCGGAGGAAAATCCAGGTCTGA
- a CDS encoding lysylphosphatidylglycerol synthase transmembrane domain-containing protein has protein sequence MKQYRARAVFVLGLAVAAVCLHLTFRNADMSRTWETVARLGPVVLLAFMPYGVSLALDGLAWSRLLATLGRSVDAAKLFCLRASAEALVISLPAGALLAETMKPVLLRSQHGVPLAEGVSVIAVRKVLILLGHGLYLCVGLMLGARILTGPSMQRIGGSALPWLMGAMAVALVGIALMSGWVMAGGLAGRLGRWLQRMPIHSVRGWVERKRADLEKADGTLRRLLVPRRLAPLAVPYLGMWLAESVEAYLLLRLLGFDLTFGDAVALEALMSVVRALVFFIPAGLGVQDAGYAAFLSWPGGADALNAVAAFVLLKRARELCWMGVGYVLLLQTRLKGATGTTPFSLRFAESQPAPGVASDL, from the coding sequence ATGAAGCAGTACCGCGCGAGAGCGGTGTTCGTGCTGGGGTTGGCTGTCGCGGCGGTGTGCCTCCACCTCACGTTCCGGAACGCGGACATGTCGAGGACGTGGGAGACCGTGGCGCGGCTCGGACCGGTCGTGTTGCTGGCCTTCATGCCCTATGGCGTCTCGCTCGCGCTGGATGGTCTGGCCTGGAGCCGGTTGCTGGCCACCCTGGGCCGGTCGGTGGACGCGGCGAAGCTGTTCTGTCTTCGCGCGAGTGCCGAGGCGCTCGTCATCAGCCTGCCCGCGGGAGCGCTCCTGGCGGAGACGATGAAGCCCGTGCTCCTGCGTTCCCAACATGGCGTCCCGCTCGCCGAGGGCGTCAGTGTCATCGCCGTGCGCAAGGTGCTCATCCTCCTGGGACATGGGCTCTACCTCTGCGTGGGGCTGATGTTGGGTGCGCGAATCCTCACCGGCCCATCCATGCAACGCATTGGCGGTAGCGCCCTGCCCTGGCTGATGGGCGCCATGGCAGTGGCCCTCGTGGGAATCGCATTGATGTCCGGCTGGGTGATGGCGGGCGGACTCGCGGGAAGGCTGGGCCGGTGGCTGCAGCGAATGCCCATTCACTCCGTTCGAGGATGGGTGGAGCGGAAGCGAGCGGACCTCGAGAAGGCGGATGGAACGCTGCGCCGGCTGCTCGTTCCGCGCCGGCTGGCTCCGTTGGCGGTGCCGTACCTGGGCATGTGGCTGGCCGAGTCCGTGGAGGCATACCTGCTGCTGCGCCTGCTGGGCTTCGACCTGACGTTCGGCGACGCGGTGGCACTGGAGGCACTGATGTCCGTCGTGCGTGCCCTGGTGTTCTTCATTCCTGCGGGTCTGGGTGTGCAGGACGCGGGCTACGCCGCGTTTCTTTCATGGCCGGGCGGAGCGGATGCGCTGAATGCAGTGGCGGCCTTCGTCCTGCTGAAGCGAGCCCGTGAGCTGTGCTGGATGGGAGTGGGCTACGTGTTGCTGCTCCAGACGCGACTCAAGGGAGCCACCGGGACAACACCCTTCTCCCTCCGCTTCGCTGAAAGCCAACCTGCGCCTGGCGTTGCTTCTGATCTGTGA
- a CDS encoding ferritin-like domain-containing protein — protein MSRHLESLLRFEPAAAELRALAPKARGVKPLLRTAPVLPPEFSWHDYAVLLLHIAAEVEHALMAEYLYAAYSLGGPQVPSRYREKVRHWQEVVLGIAKEEMGHLITVQNVLRLIGAPLCLDREDYPWGAQFYPFEFTLEPLTKDSLARYVYAEMPAGWDTDEAKEIKKRAQQGSGGQQPLHRVGELYDRMQKILANPEYVKEADFQPATTTFQASWDEWGRGYVRGARGQSTSPQRQETPDVIVRPVSSRDEAVEALAAIGKQGEALFYDEEGSERSHFRRFLDIYREFPDGEWTPTRPVPLNPKTEMDLNANRVVLRGSAKARAAAPAVSTPITHPESATWAHLHNVRYRMLLVYLSHAYQLAGATGQGDVLTPRGLLINRTFGEMYNVRAISHILVDLPLDDSGSGAVAGPPFEMPYTLDLPDTEADRWRLHRDLLEAAQQLVRTLREQYPDRHADYLRALEDLDGAALQSVRQMIPKP, from the coding sequence ATGAGCAGACACCTCGAGTCGCTGCTGCGATTCGAGCCGGCGGCGGCGGAGCTGCGCGCCCTGGCGCCGAAGGCCCGAGGCGTCAAACCGCTGTTGCGCACCGCCCCGGTGTTGCCCCCGGAATTCTCCTGGCACGACTACGCCGTCCTCCTCCTCCACATCGCCGCCGAGGTGGAGCACGCGCTGATGGCGGAGTACCTGTACGCCGCCTACTCGCTGGGCGGCCCGCAGGTGCCCTCGAGATACCGAGAGAAGGTCAGGCACTGGCAGGAAGTCGTCCTGGGCATCGCCAAGGAGGAGATGGGGCACCTCATCACCGTGCAGAACGTGCTGCGGCTCATCGGCGCGCCCCTGTGCCTGGACCGCGAGGACTACCCCTGGGGCGCCCAGTTCTATCCTTTCGAGTTCACCCTCGAGCCTCTCACCAAGGACTCGCTGGCCCGCTACGTCTACGCGGAGATGCCCGCCGGCTGGGACACCGACGAGGCGAAGGAAATCAAGAAGCGCGCGCAGCAGGGCTCCGGCGGCCAGCAACCACTGCACCGTGTGGGCGAGCTGTATGACCGCATGCAGAAGATTCTCGCCAACCCCGAGTACGTGAAGGAGGCCGACTTCCAGCCAGCCACCACGACGTTCCAGGCCTCCTGGGACGAGTGGGGACGCGGCTACGTGCGCGGCGCGCGCGGGCAATCCACCTCGCCGCAGCGACAGGAGACACCGGACGTCATCGTCCGCCCCGTCAGCAGCCGCGACGAGGCCGTGGAGGCACTGGCCGCCATCGGCAAGCAGGGCGAGGCCCTCTTCTACGATGAGGAAGGCAGCGAGCGCTCCCACTTCCGCCGCTTCCTCGACATCTACCGCGAGTTCCCCGACGGCGAGTGGACGCCCACCCGCCCCGTGCCGCTCAACCCGAAGACGGAGATGGACCTCAACGCCAACCGCGTGGTGCTGCGCGGCTCGGCCAAGGCCCGCGCCGCGGCGCCTGCGGTGAGCACGCCCATCACCCACCCGGAGTCCGCCACGTGGGCGCATCTGCACAACGTGCGCTACCGGATGCTGCTGGTGTACCTGTCCCACGCGTACCAGCTCGCCGGCGCCACGGGCCAGGGCGACGTGCTCACCCCGCGCGGGCTGCTCATCAACCGCACGTTCGGGGAGATGTACAACGTGCGCGCCATCTCCCACATCCTGGTGGACCTGCCGCTGGACGACTCCGGCTCCGGCGCGGTGGCGGGACCGCCCTTCGAGATGCCCTACACGCTGGACCTGCCCGACACGGAGGCGGACCGGTGGAGGCTCCACCGGGATTTGCTCGAGGCCGCCCAGCAGCTCGTGCGCACGCTGCGCGAGCAGTACCCGGACCGGCACGCCGACTACCTGCGAGCCCTGGAGGACCTGGACGGGGCGGCGCTGCAGAGCGTCCGCCAGATGATTCCGAAGCCCTGA
- a CDS encoding radical SAM/SPASM domain-containing protein: MSAPDTTRARRLFELSMPHVPDLHLYATEAGQHLLVVNGSRLFDVDAEVSGALERARLARDGEAVRRLLESLGVAEPPFVDDTPVEAPPVRALSLAVAQKCNLGCTYCYAQQGDFGGPARNMPLETALEAVDLLLRDASRGERVNLSFLGGEPLFNRAVIRAATERAVEGARAKGVSLTLSLTTNGTLLTPDDGDFLEAHGFAVTVSLDGPQQTHDRLRAFKGGQGSFDKVMANVTPLLERQRRMQVSARVTVTPRNLELRQTLDAFVDLGFHSVGFSPMLASPTGRDELGHAELEQMLEQMVDCGREFERRLVAGRRYPFSNMVNAMRELHKGTHRPYPCGAGAGYLGVSASGELAACHRFVGDEEGAMGDLTTGVDRERQARWLTERHVHRQEPCRSCWARYLCSGGCHHEVIQRGRPACDYIRGWLHYCLEAYSRLSRARPDYFGLPAANG, encoded by the coding sequence GTGAGTGCTCCGGACACGACTCGGGCACGGAGGCTCTTCGAGCTGTCCATGCCCCACGTGCCGGACCTGCACCTCTATGCCACGGAGGCCGGTCAGCACCTGCTGGTGGTGAACGGCAGCCGCCTCTTCGACGTGGATGCGGAGGTGTCCGGAGCGTTGGAGCGCGCGCGGCTCGCGAGGGATGGCGAGGCGGTGCGGCGGCTGTTGGAGTCACTGGGCGTCGCCGAGCCGCCCTTCGTCGATGACACTCCCGTGGAGGCTCCGCCCGTGCGGGCGCTGTCGCTGGCAGTGGCGCAGAAGTGCAACCTGGGTTGCACGTACTGCTATGCGCAGCAGGGGGACTTCGGCGGTCCGGCGCGCAACATGCCGCTGGAGACGGCGCTGGAGGCGGTGGACCTGCTGCTGCGCGACGCGAGCCGGGGCGAGCGCGTGAACCTCTCGTTCCTCGGCGGCGAGCCGCTCTTCAACCGCGCCGTCATCCGGGCCGCGACGGAGAGGGCCGTGGAGGGTGCTCGGGCGAAGGGCGTCTCGCTGACGCTGTCGCTCACCACCAACGGCACGCTGCTGACGCCCGACGACGGCGACTTCCTCGAGGCCCACGGCTTCGCGGTGACGGTGAGTCTGGACGGGCCACAGCAGACGCACGACCGACTGCGCGCTTTCAAGGGAGGCCAGGGCAGCTTCGACAAGGTGATGGCGAATGTAACGCCGCTGCTGGAGCGCCAGCGCAGGATGCAGGTCTCCGCGCGCGTCACCGTCACGCCGCGCAACCTTGAGCTGCGCCAGACGCTGGATGCGTTCGTGGACCTGGGCTTCCACTCCGTCGGCTTTTCTCCCATGCTCGCCTCGCCCACCGGACGTGACGAACTGGGGCACGCCGAGCTGGAACAGATGCTCGAGCAGATGGTGGACTGTGGCCGCGAGTTCGAGCGGCGGCTCGTGGCCGGACGGCGCTACCCGTTCTCCAACATGGTCAACGCCATGCGCGAGCTGCACAAGGGCACCCACCGTCCCTACCCGTGCGGCGCGGGCGCGGGCTACCTCGGCGTCTCCGCCAGTGGCGAACTGGCCGCGTGCCACCGCTTCGTGGGCGACGAGGAAGGCGCCATGGGCGACCTGACCACCGGCGTGGACCGCGAGCGCCAGGCGCGCTGGCTCACGGAGCGACATGTGCACAGGCAGGAGCCGTGCCGCTCGTGCTGGGCGCGCTACCTGTGCTCCGGCGGCTGTCATCATGAGGTCATCCAGCGGGGACGCCCCGCCTGCGACTACATCCGTGGCTGGCTGCACTACTGCCTGGAGGCGTACAGCCGGCTCTCGCGAGCGCGGCCGGACTACTTCGGCCTTCCCGCCGCGAACGGGTGA